In Metasolibacillus fluoroglycofenilyticus, a single window of DNA contains:
- a CDS encoding class I adenylate-forming enzyme family protein has protein sequence MNSSNLLARNARKYPTNEAVVCLGKRLTYQELDEQATRLANALLAQGVQQGEKVIIFMPNVSEFVVSYFAIQRIGAIVVPVNAKFMLQDVEYVANHSEAKAIIAHEAIFAAIENIEDIAVKIKTGQDTEGWLHYDTLLKQASSEAIECQLKEDDPSTILYTSGTTGKPKGVLFSYRNILAVAHMIAIEMEVKPESRILLMMPLTHSAPLHLFLMAGVLVGSTNVLTPTFTPDLFIDSIEQEKTTHFFGAPVAYLLTAGLPRLQEADLSSMQWWVYGGAPLSQNEVHFVQKAFRTNNLTCVYGLTEAGPSGSLLFGYEHAEKAGSIGRRAPFGTELRIVNENGEDVVTGEIGEIVLYGEGNMLGYYKDEAATKATFVNGWLKSGDLATVDEDGYIWIVDRKKDVIISGGVNIYPKEVEDCLLSYEGIFEVAVIGIPHPQWGETVKAVYAAKAAIDEEALKAYLEKHLAKYKIPRIYERVEALPRNASGKILKQTLKS, from the coding sequence ATGAATAGTTCAAATTTATTAGCGCGTAATGCAAGAAAGTATCCAACAAATGAAGCGGTAGTTTGTTTAGGCAAGCGTTTGACGTATCAAGAGTTGGATGAGCAGGCGACGCGATTAGCTAATGCCTTATTAGCACAAGGGGTTCAACAAGGGGAAAAGGTTATTATTTTTATGCCTAATGTATCTGAGTTTGTTGTAAGTTATTTTGCGATTCAACGTATTGGAGCTATTGTTGTTCCAGTTAATGCGAAATTTATGCTCCAGGATGTGGAATATGTAGCGAATCATTCTGAGGCAAAGGCAATAATAGCACATGAGGCAATTTTTGCTGCTATTGAAAATATAGAGGATATAGCTGTAAAAATTAAAACAGGTCAGGACACAGAAGGCTGGCTTCATTATGATACATTGCTGAAACAAGCGAGTAGTGAGGCGATTGAGTGTCAATTGAAGGAGGATGACCCGTCCACAATTTTATATACATCAGGTACAACAGGGAAACCAAAGGGCGTACTATTTAGCTATCGTAACATTTTAGCAGTTGCACATATGATTGCGATTGAGATGGAAGTAAAGCCCGAAAGCCGAATATTGTTAATGATGCCATTAACACATTCAGCGCCATTACATTTATTTTTAATGGCTGGTGTACTAGTAGGCTCAACAAATGTGCTCACACCGACATTTACACCAGATTTATTTATTGATTCTATCGAACAGGAAAAAACAACACATTTCTTTGGAGCACCAGTTGCCTACTTATTAACAGCAGGGCTACCAAGATTACAGGAGGCTGATTTATCCTCAATGCAGTGGTGGGTTTACGGCGGTGCACCACTATCACAAAATGAAGTTCACTTCGTACAAAAAGCATTCCGTACTAACAATTTAACATGTGTCTATGGCTTAACAGAGGCTGGTCCTAGTGGCTCGCTCTTATTTGGTTATGAGCATGCGGAGAAGGCAGGCAGTATTGGACGACGTGCGCCATTTGGGACGGAGCTGCGCATTGTCAATGAAAATGGGGAAGATGTAGTCACTGGTGAAATTGGCGAAATTGTTTTATATGGTGAGGGTAATATGCTTGGCTATTACAAAGATGAGGCGGCAACGAAGGCGACATTTGTTAATGGCTGGTTGAAATCGGGTGATTTAGCAACTGTCGATGAGGACGGCTATATATGGATTGTTGACCGTAAAAAGGATGTCATTATTTCAGGTGGTGTCAATATTTATCCAAAGGAAGTGGAAGATTGTCTATTAAGCTACGAAGGGATTTTTGAGGTAGCGGTGATTGGCATTCCACATCCACAATGGGGAGAAACGGTGAAGGCAGTTTACGCTGCGAAAGCTGCAATTGATGAAGAAGCATTAAAGGCTTATTTAGAAAAGCATCTGGCAAAATATAAAATTCCACGAATTTACGAGCGAGTGGAAGCGCTTCCACGCAATGCATCGGGGAAAATATTAAAGCAAACTTTAAAAAGCTAA
- a CDS encoding MerR family transcriptional regulator, which translates to MQTIQEVAKLFNVSTRTLRYYEELGLLHPERSTGNQRTFSKKELAKLKLIFRGKRYGFSLEEIKEMVLLFDMDRTGIQQLERTVEYGTLKMQEIDKKIKELTQMKEELQQLHNMFSTKLANLKGEMEDE; encoded by the coding sequence TTGCAGACGATTCAAGAGGTAGCAAAGTTATTTAATGTATCGACAAGGACGCTTCGTTATTATGAAGAGCTCGGGCTACTTCATCCCGAGCGTTCCACAGGCAATCAACGAACCTTTTCTAAAAAGGAGCTAGCAAAGCTCAAGCTTATTTTTCGAGGGAAACGCTATGGGTTTTCGCTAGAGGAAATTAAAGAGATGGTGCTGCTCTTTGATATGGACCGCACAGGCATTCAACAGCTAGAGCGTACAGTTGAATACGGTACATTAAAAATGCAGGAAATTGATAAAAAAATAAAAGAGCTCACCCAAATGAAAGAAGAATTGCAGCAATTGCATAATATGTTCAGTACAAAATTGGCGAATTTAAAGGGAGAGATGGAAGATGAATAG
- the sstT gene encoding serine/threonine transporter SstT → MKTLFDKWNRINLVSRIVVGIIIGIALALVVPETVSGISILGTLFVGALKAVAPILVFILVINALSSHVSGKATNMKTVIVLYAISTFLAGFVAVIVSFIFPTALTLKTGAQEIAPPSGVMEVLQSLLFNIVTNPVSAIMNANYLGILAWAVLLGIALKVSSDSTKTVLANLSDAVTKIVQWIISLAPIGIMGIVFDIVSTTGLSALQEYGRLIVILVATMFFIALVINPLIVFIVTRRNPYPLVLTCLKESGITAFFTRSSAANIPVNMALAEKLKLDKDTYAISIPLGATINMAGAAVTISVLTMATAHTLGIEVDIFTAVILMALAAVSAAGASGVPGGSLLLIPLACSLLGISDDIAMQVVAIGFIIGVVQDSCETALNSSSDIIFTAAAEYAKERKQL, encoded by the coding sequence ATGAAAACATTGTTCGACAAATGGAATCGTATTAACCTTGTAAGCAGAATTGTTGTCGGTATTATTATCGGTATTGCTTTAGCGTTAGTGGTTCCAGAGACTGTAAGTGGTATTTCGATTTTAGGTACGTTATTTGTTGGTGCATTAAAGGCTGTTGCACCTATCCTTGTGTTTATATTAGTAATTAATGCCCTTTCCTCGCATGTTAGCGGTAAGGCAACAAATATGAAGACGGTTATTGTGCTTTATGCAATTAGTACATTTTTAGCTGGATTTGTAGCAGTAATTGTGAGCTTTATTTTCCCAACAGCGCTGACATTAAAAACAGGTGCTCAGGAAATTGCTCCGCCAAGCGGCGTTATGGAAGTATTGCAATCATTATTATTTAATATCGTGACAAATCCAGTGAGTGCAATTATGAATGCCAATTATCTTGGCATCCTAGCATGGGCTGTCTTACTCGGTATTGCGTTAAAGGTATCAAGCGATTCGACAAAAACTGTATTGGCGAATTTATCAGATGCCGTGACGAAAATTGTGCAGTGGATTATTAGCTTAGCACCAATTGGTATTATGGGGATTGTCTTTGATATTGTTTCAACAACAGGTTTATCGGCATTACAGGAGTATGGTCGATTAATTGTTATTTTAGTCGCAACAATGTTTTTCATAGCGTTAGTTATTAACCCACTAATCGTTTTTATTGTGACTCGCCGCAATCCATATCCACTTGTTTTAACATGCTTAAAAGAGAGTGGTATTACAGCATTCTTTACACGTAGCTCAGCAGCTAATATTCCAGTAAATATGGCATTAGCTGAAAAATTAAAGCTAGATAAAGATACGTATGCGATATCAATTCCGCTAGGGGCAACAATCAATATGGCGGGTGCAGCCGTTACCATTTCCGTTTTAACGATGGCAACAGCACATACATTGGGCATAGAGGTTGATATTTTCACAGCAGTTATTTTAATGGCCTTAGCAGCAGTTTCGGCTGCTGGTGCATCAGGTGTCCCGGGTGGCTCTCTATTATTAATCCCACTAGCATGTAGCCTATTAGGAATTTCAGATGATATTGCTATGCAAGTCGTAGCAATCGGCTTTATCATCGGGGTTGTACAGGATTCCTGTGAAACAGCATTAAACTCATCGTCAGATATTATATTTACAGCAGCTGCGGAGTATGCGAAAGAGCGCAAGCAATTATAA
- a CDS encoding transglutaminase domain-containing protein, translating into MRILDELSNLIIFAGICFIATLLFIFSLKSFFSQMGVRRQLKRELRRNRAELRQAKGNRAQRFEVYKRVYNSAIYSGRRFRRARRQRKYEQRVNDELNLMIKNPFTALFSWLKSIIFGFATLFLLLSSLLFGSIAVDEFKASSLTLPTVNPQIALKLDSDFNFDFERQFNQLFNMFTERSNFTIEKVATTNITPVYKEQDYPEAVTNAEQLGQAMAFYMGQFENAFKIDYYGVAPNLQQVVDDAMQWLGEHEPYLSRLRRELTWRAKDYRNGYIEFQVETTYDMTAEQNALVKGMVKEIVNAMPSDLSAVNKVKYVNDYIVTNTVYNLNSEASPYTPYSILVNGEGVCEGYALTALLLLEELEIETKYISGEVISGELHAWNLVKLDDEWYHLDVTWNDPVPDQGNKVFYNYFLISDQQISKDHFWDISAFPATAKEGYM; encoded by the coding sequence ATGAGGATACTTGATGAACTGAGTAATTTAATCATATTTGCGGGAATTTGCTTCATCGCTACTTTGCTATTTATTTTTTCATTAAAATCATTTTTTTCTCAAATGGGCGTGCGGCGTCAATTGAAGAGGGAGCTGCGGCGAAATCGTGCAGAACTTCGACAGGCGAAGGGGAACAGGGCACAACGCTTTGAGGTATATAAGCGCGTATATAATAGTGCGATTTATAGTGGGCGTCGCTTTAGGAGGGCGCGGAGGCAAAGGAAGTATGAGCAACGTGTCAATGATGAGCTGAATTTGATGATTAAAAATCCGTTTACAGCACTATTTTCTTGGTTAAAGTCAATTATCTTTGGATTTGCTACGCTGTTTTTATTGCTTAGTAGCTTATTATTTGGCTCGATTGCTGTGGATGAATTTAAGGCATCCTCTTTAACATTACCAACAGTTAATCCACAAATCGCATTAAAGCTAGACAGCGATTTTAATTTTGATTTTGAAAGGCAGTTTAATCAGCTTTTTAATATGTTTACGGAGCGTTCAAATTTTACTATTGAGAAGGTTGCAACGACGAATATTACACCTGTTTATAAGGAACAGGATTATCCAGAGGCTGTAACGAATGCAGAGCAGCTAGGGCAAGCGATGGCGTTTTATATGGGACAATTTGAAAATGCTTTTAAGATTGATTATTACGGGGTAGCACCTAATTTACAGCAAGTCGTGGACGATGCGATGCAATGGCTTGGAGAGCATGAGCCTTATTTATCTCGTTTACGTAGAGAGTTAACTTGGCGGGCTAAAGATTATCGCAACGGATATATCGAATTTCAAGTCGAAACGACATACGATATGACAGCCGAGCAAAATGCACTTGTAAAGGGAATGGTGAAGGAAATTGTCAATGCTATGCCAAGCGATTTATCCGCTGTAAATAAGGTTAAATATGTAAACGATTATATTGTAACGAATACAGTGTACAATTTGAATAGCGAGGCGAGTCCATATACACCATACTCCATTTTAGTGAATGGTGAAGGTGTATGTGAGGGCTATGCATTAACTGCATTGCTTTTATTAGAGGAGCTTGAGATAGAAACAAAATATATTTCGGGTGAGGTTATTTCAGGTGAGCTACATGCTTGGAATTTAGTAAAGCTTGATGATGAATGGTATCATTTAGATGTTACATGGAATGACCCAGTGCCTGACCAAGGTAATAAAGTGTTTTATAATTATTTTTTAATTTCCGACCAGCAAATTTCAAAAGACCATTTTTGGGATATTTCTGCATTCCCTGCTACTGCAAAGGAAGGATATATGTAG
- a CDS encoding trypsin-like peptidase domain-containing protein yields the protein MTCRKCNSQNEEQANFCSSCGADLKKAKMPVWMQVFLIVLILAVGGLGYGVWEVYKLTQENNHSQKAVTNMQPIANDKIIEQVSDSTDRVTLIKNVQQKVFTIITSNSLGSGFLYAKGGYVATNAHVVDGEIDVSVRNSNGQEYAAKVIGISEHFDIALLHVPDYENEEPLAVESKESPIGLEVIAFGSPQGFENTASPGYITGQNRDEQVDRFIYKQIYQVDAQIDKGSSGGPLVDATSGKVVGINSLVYTSETSMNFAFSIPLYSMTSYFDEWIAQPMTRENILATAGIYNYYSYGESDNEVYYEEDYDALLAGQFVQSFRMYYEYALNDSNFYWIADMVTGVAYEELEDYVNDISYEGHFFHFLSNDILNVTYESGKYLVQTNETFDFYSATGDYEYFDRYKTYTVIIDQNEVFKISNISIH from the coding sequence ATGACATGTAGAAAGTGTAATTCTCAAAATGAAGAGCAGGCTAATTTTTGTTCTTCCTGTGGAGCAGATTTAAAAAAGGCAAAAATGCCGGTATGGATGCAAGTTTTTTTAATAGTGTTAATTTTAGCTGTTGGAGGGCTTGGCTATGGAGTTTGGGAGGTTTATAAACTTACACAAGAAAACAACCACTCTCAAAAAGCAGTTACTAACATGCAGCCGATTGCTAACGATAAAATAATTGAACAAGTTTCTGATTCAACAGACCGTGTTACGCTTATTAAAAATGTTCAACAAAAAGTATTTACGATTATCACCTCTAATTCTCTTGGCTCTGGATTCCTTTATGCTAAAGGTGGTTATGTTGCAACAAATGCGCATGTAGTAGATGGCGAAATTGATGTTAGCGTGCGAAATTCTAATGGGCAAGAATATGCAGCAAAAGTCATTGGTATTTCTGAGCATTTTGATATTGCTCTATTACATGTCCCTGACTACGAAAATGAGGAGCCACTTGCAGTTGAAAGTAAAGAGTCTCCCATTGGTTTAGAAGTCATTGCATTTGGTAGCCCCCAAGGCTTTGAAAACACGGCTTCCCCTGGCTATATTACAGGGCAAAATCGAGATGAGCAAGTTGACCGCTTTATTTACAAGCAAATTTATCAAGTAGATGCTCAAATAGACAAAGGTAGTAGCGGAGGACCTTTAGTTGATGCGACCTCTGGTAAGGTTGTTGGTATTAATTCATTAGTATATACATCTGAAACAAGCATGAACTTTGCTTTTTCAATTCCTCTTTATAGTATGACGTCCTATTTTGATGAATGGATTGCACAGCCAATGACACGCGAAAATATATTGGCTACAGCTGGTATATATAATTATTATTCATATGGAGAGAGCGATAATGAGGTGTATTATGAAGAGGATTATGATGCCCTATTAGCTGGTCAATTCGTTCAGTCTTTCCGCATGTACTATGAATATGCATTAAACGACAGTAATTTTTATTGGATTGCAGACATGGTAACAGGCGTTGCTTATGAAGAGCTAGAAGATTATGTTAATGATATCTCCTATGAGGGGCATTTTTTCCACTTCCTTAGTAATGATATTTTAAATGTCACATATGAAAGTGGAAAATACCTTGTTCAGACAAATGAAACCTTTGATTTCTATAGTGCCACTGGCGATTATGAATATTTTGACCGATACAAAACCTACACCGTCATCATTGACCAAAATGAAGTATTTAAAATTTCTAATATTTCAATTCATTAA